A genome region from Staphylococcus capitis subsp. capitis includes the following:
- a CDS encoding thioredoxin family protein, with translation MKQLETEQQFVELKKGNTVFEFTADWCPDCKVIEPDLPKLENKYKDFNFVSVDRDKFIDICIDNDILGIPSFLVYKNGKLEGSYIGKERKSIDQIDAFLAKYI, from the coding sequence GTGAAACAACTTGAAACAGAACAACAATTTGTAGAATTAAAAAAAGGTAATACTGTCTTTGAATTTACCGCTGATTGGTGCCCAGACTGCAAAGTAATAGAACCTGATTTACCTAAATTAGAAAATAAATATAAAGACTTTAATTTTGTTTCGGTAGATAGAGACAAATTTATTGATATATGTATTGATAACGATATCTTAGGAATACCCAGTTTCTTAGTTTATAAAAATGGTAAACTTGAAGGTAGCTACATAGGTAAAGAAAGAAAATCTATTGATCAAATTGATGCATTTTTAGCAAAATATATTTAA
- a CDS encoding DUF1444 domain-containing protein, whose amino-acid sequence MNVFQMRDKLKARLIHLNVDFKFDREEETLRIYRTDNHKGVTIKLNAIVAKYEEQKDKIIDEIVYYVEEAIAQMGDHSLEKMENIKIMPVVRATSFDKKTKEGHSFIYSEHTAETNIYYALDLGKSYRLIDESMLKTLNMTEQQIKEVSLFNVRKLKNKYSTDEVKGNIFYFINSNDGYDASRILNTSFLNEVQEQCEGEMLVAVPHQDVLIIADIRNKTGYDVMAHLTMEFFTKGLVPITSLSFGYDKGHLEPIFILGKNNKQKRNPDVIQRLEANRKKFNNKDNQ is encoded by the coding sequence ATGAATGTCTTCCAAATGAGAGATAAATTAAAAGCGCGTTTAATTCATTTAAACGTAGACTTTAAATTTGATAGAGAAGAAGAAACTTTAAGAATTTATCGTACAGATAATCATAAAGGTGTCACAATCAAACTCAATGCTATTGTCGCCAAATATGAAGAACAAAAAGATAAAATTATAGATGAAATTGTTTACTATGTAGAAGAAGCAATTGCTCAAATGGGCGATCATTCTTTAGAAAAAATGGAAAATATAAAAATCATGCCAGTTGTTCGAGCAACAAGCTTTGACAAGAAGACTAAAGAAGGTCATTCATTTATTTATAGTGAACATACAGCTGAAACGAATATTTATTATGCCCTCGATTTAGGTAAATCATACAGACTAATAGATGAAAGTATGTTAAAAACATTAAATATGACTGAACAACAAATTAAAGAAGTGTCATTATTCAATGTTAGAAAACTTAAAAATAAATATTCTACTGATGAGGTTAAAGGCAATATTTTTTATTTCATCAATTCTAATGATGGCTATGATGCAAGTCGCATACTTAATACGTCATTCTTGAATGAAGTCCAAGAACAATGTGAGGGTGAAATGTTAGTTGCAGTTCCTCACCAAGACGTGTTAATTATTGCTGATATACGTAATAAAACAGGTTACGATGTCATGGCTCATTTAACAATGGAATTCTTTACTAAAGGTTTAGTACCAATTACTTCATTATCATTTGGCTATGACAAGGGACACTTAGAACCAATATTTATTCTAGGAAAAAATAATAAACAAAAACGTAATCCTGATGTTATACAGAGATTAGAAGCGAATAGAAAGAAATTTAATAATAAAGATAATCAATAG
- the ytpR gene encoding YtpR family tRNA-binding protein: protein MNLFYNPQGVGDVAFLQIEPTDGAFDYNKKDDVVEITQDGQVVGFNIFNVSDKIKIEGNGHIKLTSEIIEALQQSINNSGFNYKLDTDLSPKFVVGYVETKEKHPDADKLSVLKVNVGNETLQIVCGAPNVAAEQKVVVAKVGAVMPSGMIIKDAKLRGVDSSGMICSMKELDLPNAPQEKGIMVLNDDYEIGQAFFE, encoded by the coding sequence ATGAACTTATTTTATAATCCACAAGGTGTAGGAGATGTAGCTTTTTTACAGATTGAACCTACAGATGGTGCATTTGATTACAACAAGAAAGATGATGTAGTCGAAATCACTCAAGATGGGCAAGTTGTTGGTTTCAATATCTTTAACGTATCAGATAAAATAAAAATAGAAGGAAACGGTCATATCAAATTAACTTCAGAAATTATTGAGGCGTTACAACAATCTATTAATAATTCTGGATTTAACTATAAATTAGATACTGATTTATCACCTAAGTTTGTAGTTGGATATGTTGAAACTAAAGAAAAACATCCTGATGCGGATAAATTAAGTGTTTTAAAAGTTAATGTTGGTAATGAAACTTTACAAATTGTTTGTGGTGCACCTAATGTAGCAGCTGAACAAAAAGTAGTAGTAGCTAAAGTAGGTGCTGTAATGCCAAGTGGAATGATTATCAAAGATGCTAAATTACGTGGTGTTGATTCAAGTGGTATGATTTGTTCAATGAAAGAATTAGATTTACCAAATGCACCTCAAGAGAAGGGTATTATGGTATTAAATGATGATTATGAAATTGGGCAAGCATTTTTTGAATAA